A region from the Natronoarchaeum mannanilyticum genome encodes:
- a CDS encoding peptidylprolyl isomerase, whose product MSDATLHTTHGDIEVELYDEKVPTTVENFVNLAKHDPAADDEPAPETTTWEDPQSGEVRGDALYNDVEFHRIIEDFMIQGGDPTGTGRGGPGYEFEDEFHDDLSHDGPGVLSMANSGPDTNGSQFFITLAAQPHLDGRHAVFGKVTDGMDVVEELGSVPTDAQDNPNEEVLLESVTVHDE is encoded by the coding sequence ATGAGCGACGCAACGCTGCACACGACGCACGGCGACATCGAGGTCGAGCTGTACGACGAGAAGGTCCCCACGACCGTCGAGAACTTCGTCAACCTCGCGAAACACGACCCGGCCGCGGACGACGAGCCCGCGCCCGAGACGACGACGTGGGAGGACCCCCAGAGCGGCGAGGTGCGGGGCGACGCGCTGTACAACGACGTCGAGTTCCACCGGATCATCGAGGACTTCATGATCCAGGGCGGCGACCCGACCGGCACCGGCCGCGGCGGCCCCGGCTACGAGTTCGAAGACGAGTTCCACGACGACCTCTCTCACGACGGCCCCGGCGTGCTCTCGATGGCCAACAGCGGCCCGGACACGAACGGCTCGCAGTTCTTCATCACGCTGGCCGCCCAGCCCCACCTCGACGGCCGCCACGCCGTCTTCGGCAAGGTCACCGACGGCATGGACGTCGTCGAGGAGCTCGGCTCCGTGCCGACCGACGCGCAGGACAACCCCAACGAGGAGGTTCTGCTGGAGTCCGTAACCGTCCACGACGAGTAA
- a CDS encoding HVO_A0556 family zinc finger protein: protein MATVDNRSVLRNLEGDECPWTEDCSGELERGEYKDTDALVCPNCDTPIVRVW from the coding sequence GTGGCGACCGTCGACAACCGCAGCGTCCTCCGGAACCTGGAGGGCGACGAGTGCCCCTGGACGGAAGACTGCTCGGGGGAGCTCGAACGCGGGGAGTACAAGGACACCGACGCGCTCGTCTGTCCGAACTGCGACACCCCGATCGTCCGGGTCTGGTAG